One stretch of Kogia breviceps isolate mKogBre1 chromosome 18, mKogBre1 haplotype 1, whole genome shotgun sequence DNA includes these proteins:
- the RANBP10 gene encoding ran-binding protein 10 isoform X2, whose translation MQILPSCQDSGKYMGIGLSAQGVNMNRLPGWDKHSYGYHGDDGHSFCSSGTGQPYGPTFTTGDVIGCCVNLINGTCFYTKNGHSLGIAFTDLPANLYPTVGLQTPGEIVDANFGQQPFLFDIEDYMREWRAKVQGTVHCFPISARLGEWQAVLQNMVSSYLVHHGYCATATAFARMTETPIQEEQASIKNRQKIQKLVLEGRVGEAIETTQRFYPGLLEHNPNLLFMLKCRQFVEMVNGTDSEVRSLSSRSPKSQDSYPGSPSLSPRHGPTSSHMHNTGADSPSCSNGVASTKSKQNHSKYPPPSSSSSSSSSSSSSSPSSVNYSESNSTDSTKSQPHSSTSNQETSDSEMEMEAEHYPNGVLESVSTRIVNGACKHEDLQTDESSMDDGHPRRRLCGGNQAATERIILFGRELQALSEQLGREYGKNLAHTEMLQDAFSLLAYSDPWSCPVGQQLDPIQREPVCAALNSAILESQNLPKQPPLMLALGQASECLRLMARAGLGSCSFARVDDYLH comes from the exons GTTGGGATAAACATTCCTATGGTTACCATGGTGATGATGGGCATTCCTTCTGCTCCTCTGGGACTGGCCAGCCCTATGGTCCCACATTCACTACAGGAGACGTGATTGGCTGCTGCGTCAACCTCATCAATGGCACTTGCTTCTACACCAAGAATGGCCACAGCCTTG GTATAGCCTTCACAGACCTCCCG GCCAACCTCTACCCCACCGTAGGCCTGCAGACACCTGGGGAGATTGTGGACGCCAACTTTGGGCAGCAACCCTTCCTGTTTGACATTGAGGACTACATGCGGGAGTGGCGTGCCAAGGTCCAGGGCACTGTCCACTGCTTCCCCATCAGTGCCCGGCTTGGCGAGTGGCAGGCGGTGCTGCAGAA cATGGTCTCATCTTACCTGGTGCATCATGGGTATTGTGCCACGGCCACGGCTTTTGCCCGAATGACTGAAACCCCGATTCAGGAAGAACAAGCATCCATAAAGAACAGACAAA AGATCCAGAAGCTGGTGCTGGAGGGCCGTGTGGGTGAGGCCATTGAGACCACACAGCGCTTCTACCCAGGGCTGCTGGAGCACAACCCCAACCTGCTCTTCATGCTCAA GTGCCGACAGTTTGTGGAGATGGTGAATGGGACTGACAGTGAGGTCCGCAGCTTGAGCTCCCGAAGCCCCAAGTCCCAGGACAGCTACCCTGGCTCCCCAAGCCTCAGCCCCCGACACGGCCCCACTAGTTCCCACATGCACAACACAG GAGCAGATAGTCCCAGCTGCAGCAATGGTGTCGCTTCCACCAAGAGCAAACAGAACCACAGTAAATACCCTCCACccagctcctcctcttcctcgtCGTCGTCCTCATCTTCCTCATCTCCATCCTCAGTCAATTACTCCGAGTCCAACTCAACAGATTCCACCAAGTCCCAGCCCCACAGCAGTACCAGTAACCAGGAGACCAG CGACAGTGAGATGGAGATGGAGGCAGAACATTACCCCAATGGTGTGCTGGAGAGCGTGTCCACACGCATTGTCAATGGTGCCTGCAAGCATGAGGACCTGCAGACGGATGAGTCCAGCATGG ACGATGGGCATCCTCGGCGGCGGCTCTGCGGGGGCAATCAGGCGGCCACAGAAAGGATTATCCTGTTTGGCCGTGAGTTGCAGGCACTGAGTGAGCAGCTGGGCCGGGAATATGGCAAGAATTTGGCCCACACAGAGATGCTGCAG GATGCCTTTAGCCTGCTTGCGTACTCAGACCCCTGGAGCTGCCCAGTTGGCCAGCAGCTTGACCCCATCCAGAGGGAGCCTGTATGCGCTGCCCTCAACAGCGCCATTTTAG AGTCTCAGAACCTGCCAAAGCAGCCCCCTCTGATGCTCGCCTTGGGCCAGGCATCTGAATGTCTACGGCTCATGGCCCGAGCGGGCCTGGGATCTTGCTCCTTTGCCAGAGTCGACGACTACTTGCACTAG
- the RANBP10 gene encoding ran-binding protein 10 isoform X4: protein MREWRAKVQGTVHCFPISARLGEWQAVLQNMVSSYLVHHGYCATATAFARMTETPIQEEQASIKNRQKIQKLVLEGRVGEAIETTQRFYPGLLEHNPNLLFMLKCRQFVEMVNGTDSEVRSLSSRSPKSQDSYPGSPSLSPRHGPTSSHMHNTGADSPSCSNGVASTKSKQNHSKYPPPSSSSSSSSSSSSSSPSSVNYSESNSTDSTKSQPHSSTSNQETSDSEMEMEAEHYPNGVLESVSTRIVNGACKHEDLQTDESSMDDGHPRRRLCGGNQAATERIILFGRELQALSEQLGREYGKNLAHTEMLQDAFSLLAYSDPWSCPVGQQLDPIQREPVCAALNSAILESQNLPKQPPLMLALGQASECLRLMARAGLGSCSFARVDDYLH from the exons ATGCGGGAGTGGCGTGCCAAGGTCCAGGGCACTGTCCACTGCTTCCCCATCAGTGCCCGGCTTGGCGAGTGGCAGGCGGTGCTGCAGAA cATGGTCTCATCTTACCTGGTGCATCATGGGTATTGTGCCACGGCCACGGCTTTTGCCCGAATGACTGAAACCCCGATTCAGGAAGAACAAGCATCCATAAAGAACAGACAAA AGATCCAGAAGCTGGTGCTGGAGGGCCGTGTGGGTGAGGCCATTGAGACCACACAGCGCTTCTACCCAGGGCTGCTGGAGCACAACCCCAACCTGCTCTTCATGCTCAA GTGCCGACAGTTTGTGGAGATGGTGAATGGGACTGACAGTGAGGTCCGCAGCTTGAGCTCCCGAAGCCCCAAGTCCCAGGACAGCTACCCTGGCTCCCCAAGCCTCAGCCCCCGACACGGCCCCACTAGTTCCCACATGCACAACACAG GAGCAGATAGTCCCAGCTGCAGCAATGGTGTCGCTTCCACCAAGAGCAAACAGAACCACAGTAAATACCCTCCACccagctcctcctcttcctcgtCGTCGTCCTCATCTTCCTCATCTCCATCCTCAGTCAATTACTCCGAGTCCAACTCAACAGATTCCACCAAGTCCCAGCCCCACAGCAGTACCAGTAACCAGGAGACCAG CGACAGTGAGATGGAGATGGAGGCAGAACATTACCCCAATGGTGTGCTGGAGAGCGTGTCCACACGCATTGTCAATGGTGCCTGCAAGCATGAGGACCTGCAGACGGATGAGTCCAGCATGG ACGATGGGCATCCTCGGCGGCGGCTCTGCGGGGGCAATCAGGCGGCCACAGAAAGGATTATCCTGTTTGGCCGTGAGTTGCAGGCACTGAGTGAGCAGCTGGGCCGGGAATATGGCAAGAATTTGGCCCACACAGAGATGCTGCAG GATGCCTTTAGCCTGCTTGCGTACTCAGACCCCTGGAGCTGCCCAGTTGGCCAGCAGCTTGACCCCATCCAGAGGGAGCCTGTATGCGCTGCCCTCAACAGCGCCATTTTAG AGTCTCAGAACCTGCCAAAGCAGCCCCCTCTGATGCTCGCCTTGGGCCAGGCATCTGAATGTCTACGGCTCATGGCCCGAGCGGGCCTGGGATCTTGCTCCTTTGCCAGAGTCGACGACTACTTGCACTAG